The stretch of DNA AGACCTTCGCCCAGGCCACGCTCGCCCGGCTCCTGAAGGAGTCGGGCACGAAGGAGGCCGGGGCGGAGCTGCGCCAGCAGGAGGGCACCCAGGCCCAGCAGTCCGGGCTGCGCCAGGACACCACGCGCGCCCAGGGCCGCCAGGACGCGAAGGCGCTCGACGAGCGCGTGCTCCAGGGCCAGACCGGCGAGGCCCGGCAGACGGCCGAGGGCCGGCAGACGGAGTCGTCCCAGGGCGGCGCGGCGAGCGCCAGCCGCAGGCACGACGAGGGCGTCTCCGAGGCTCGCACCGAGGCGCGCCACACCGAGGGCAAGGCCGAGAGCGACTCCGAGGCGGACGAGAAGAGCTCGCTGTCGCGCAGCGAGGGGCGCTCCGGGCAGAAGGGCTCGCTCAAGGCGGACGCGGACGCGGGCGGAGGCCAGGGCGGCGGCGGCAAGGACAAGAAGGAGGGCGGAGGGGATGCGGCCGCCGCGGCGGGCTTCCGCTTCAACCCGGCGCTGATGGCCCCGGTGCCGGTGGCCAAGCCCAAGC from Stigmatella aurantiaca encodes:
- a CDS encoding flagellar hook-length control protein FliK, whose amino-acid sequence is MSRVEDDRDAERIAQRLIQERQLAEAKGKQRKDGETAFSKLVQQSQTDKGQTQQKQETKQTFAQATLARLLKESGTKEAGAELRQQEGTQAQQSGLRQDTTRAQGRQDAKALDERVLQGQTGEARQTAEGRQTESSQGGAASASRRHDEGVSEARTEARHTEGKAESDSEADEKSSLSRSEGRSGQKGSLKADADAGGGQGGGGKDKKEGGGDAAAAAGFRFNPALMAPVPVAKPKPNTGSERMRAVANEIAQKIVERARVGTNGAGAAEFQIDLRSNVLSGLSIKLSAKNGKIQAVFSGSDRDVLKMIEEQKEGLKSALTSRGLKLEDLRFEVRA